The Salmonella enterica subsp. houtenae serovar Houten genome has a segment encoding these proteins:
- the mutY gene encoding A/G-specific adenine glycosylase has protein sequence MQASQFSVQVLDWYDKYGRKTLPWQINKTPYKVWLSEVMLQQTQVTTVIPYFERFMARFPTVTDLANAPLDEVLHLWTGLGYYARARNLHKAAQQVATLHGGEFPQTFAEIAALPGIGRSTAGAILSLALGKHYPILDGNVKRVLARCYAVSGWPGKKEVENTLWALSEQVTPARGVERFNQAMMDLGAMVCTRSKPKCPLCPLQSGCIAAAHESWSRYPGKKPKQTLPERTGYFLLLQHKQEIFLAQRPPSGLWGGLYCFPQFASEDELREWLAQRHVNADNLTQLNAFRHTFSHFHLDIVPMWLPVSSLNACMDEGGALWYNLAQPPSVGLAAPVERLLQQLRTGAPV, from the coding sequence ATGCAAGCGTCTCAATTTTCAGTTCAGGTTTTGGACTGGTACGACAAATACGGGCGGAAAACGCTGCCCTGGCAAATTAACAAGACGCCTTACAAAGTATGGCTCTCGGAAGTCATGTTGCAACAAACGCAGGTGACGACGGTTATTCCTTACTTTGAGCGGTTTATGGCGCGCTTTCCTACGGTGACGGATTTAGCGAATGCGCCGCTGGATGAAGTGCTCCATTTGTGGACCGGGCTCGGCTATTACGCCCGCGCGCGTAATTTGCATAAAGCGGCGCAACAGGTGGCGACGCTTCACGGCGGAGAATTCCCGCAAACTTTTGCCGAAATCGCCGCGCTACCCGGCATCGGGCGTTCAACCGCCGGTGCGATTCTCTCCCTCGCGTTAGGTAAACATTATCCGATTCTTGATGGAAACGTTAAACGTGTGCTGGCTCGCTGTTATGCTGTTAGCGGCTGGCCTGGGAAAAAAGAGGTGGAGAATACGCTGTGGGCGTTGAGCGAACAAGTGACGCCCGCACGCGGCGTGGAGCGTTTTAATCAGGCGATGATGGATCTGGGCGCGATGGTTTGTACGCGTTCAAAGCCAAAGTGCCCCCTGTGTCCGCTGCAAAGCGGTTGTATCGCCGCTGCGCATGAAAGCTGGTCACGCTATCCGGGCAAGAAACCGAAACAAACGTTACCGGAGCGGACCGGTTACTTTTTACTGCTACAGCATAAACAGGAAATTTTCCTGGCGCAGCGCCCTCCCAGCGGTTTATGGGGCGGACTATACTGCTTCCCGCAGTTCGCCAGCGAAGATGAATTACGCGAATGGCTGGCGCAACGGCATGTTAACGCTGATAATTTGACCCAGCTTAACGCGTTTCGCCACACATTTAGCCATTTCCATCTGGATATTGTGCCTATGTGGCTTCCCGTGTCGTCACTGAACGCCTGCATGGATGAAGGCGGCGCGCTCTGGTATAACTTAGCGCAACCGCCGTCAGTCGGGCTGGCGGCCCCCGTGGAGCGCTTGTTACAGCAGTTACGTACCGGAGCGCCAGTTTAA
- the nupG_2 gene encoding nucleoside permease — MPTLSGIVADKGLSAKWVYALCHVVGAITLFMAVEVTTPGAMFFVILLNSLAYMPTLGLIKTISYYRLQSAGMDIVADFPPIRIWGTIGFILTIWGVSFSGCELSHMQRYIGATLSVLLVLSMIVYGCAFFNILARCLSKRGTPGNPRQRAGDWAAL, encoded by the coding sequence ATGCCGACCTTGTCAGGAATTGTGGCTGACAAAGGGCTGAGTGCGAAGTGGGTCTATGCCCTGTGTCATGTCGTCGGTGCCATCACGCTATTTATGGCCGTGGAAGTCACTACGCCAGGGGCGATGTTCTTTGTGATCCTGCTTAACTCGTTGGCCTATATGCCGACGTTGGGCTTGATCAAGACGATATCGTATTACCGCCTGCAATCTGCCGGCATGGATATTGTGGCTGACTTCCCGCCTATCCGTATCTGGGGCACCATTGGTTTTATTCTGACGATATGGGGCGTGAGTTTCTCCGGTTGCGAGCTGAGCCATATGCAACGTTATATCGGCGCGACGCTTTCCGTTCTGCTGGTGCTATCGATGATTGTGTACGGCTGCGCCTTCTTCAACATTCTGGCTCGGTGTTTGTCGAAAAGAGGTACGCCCGGAAATCCGCGCCAGCGCGCAGGGGATTGGGCAGCATTGTGA
- the rdgB gene encoding Nucleoside 5-tri phosphatase RdgB (dHAPTP dITPXTP-specific) — MQKVVLATGNAGKVRELASLLSDFGLDVVAQTELGVDSAEETGLTFIENAILKARHAAKMTGLPAIADDSGLAVDVLGGAPGIYSARYSGEDATDQQNLEKLLHTLRDVPDDKRQARFHCVLVYLRHAEDPTPIVCHGSWPGVITRQAAGNGGFGYDPIFFVPSEGKTAAELTREEKSAISHRGQALKLLLDALRDG; from the coding sequence ATGCAAAAAGTTGTTCTCGCGACCGGCAACGCCGGTAAAGTGCGCGAGCTCGCGTCGCTGTTAAGCGATTTTGGGCTTGATGTGGTAGCGCAAACGGAACTGGGCGTTGACTCCGCGGAAGAGACTGGCCTGACATTTATTGAAAACGCGATTCTCAAGGCGCGTCATGCCGCCAAAATGACCGGTCTGCCCGCCATTGCCGATGACTCAGGCCTGGCCGTTGACGTTTTAGGCGGCGCGCCGGGTATCTATTCCGCGCGCTATTCTGGCGAAGACGCGACGGATCAGCAAAATCTGGAAAAACTGCTGCATACTCTACGGGATGTTCCGGACGACAAACGCCAGGCGCGATTCCATTGTGTGCTGGTTTATTTGCGTCATGCGGAAGATCCCACGCCGATAGTCTGTCACGGTAGCTGGCCTGGCGTCATTACTCGCCAGGCGGCCGGAAATGGCGGATTTGGCTATGATCCCATTTTCTTTGTACCGTCTGAAGGCAAAACCGCCGCAGAGCTAACCCGTGAAGAAAAAAGCGCGATTTCCCACCGTGGACAAGCGCTCAAGCTGCTGCTGGATGCGTTACGCGATGGCTAA
- the ansB gene encoding L-asparaginase gives MEFFRKTALAALVMGFSGAAFALPNITILATGGTIAGGGDSATKSNYTAGKVGVENLVDAVPQLKDIAVVKGEQVVNIGSQDMNDEVWLTLAKKINTECDSTDGFVITHGTDTMEETAYFLDLTVKCNKPVVLVGAMRPSTSMSADGPFNLYNAVATAADKQSANRGVLVVMNDTVMDGRDVTKTNTTDVATFKSVNYGPLGYIHNGKIDYQRTPERKHTTSTPFDVSKLTALPKVGIVYNYANASDLPAKALVDAGYDGIVSAGVGNGNLYKTVFDTLATAAHNGTVVVRSSRVPTGATTQDAEVDDAKYGFVASGTLNPQKARVLLQLALTQTKDPKQIQTMFNQY, from the coding sequence ATGGAGTTTTTCAGGAAAACGGCATTAGCTGCTCTGGTAATGGGTTTCAGCGGCGCGGCGTTCGCTTTACCGAATATCACCATCTTAGCGACCGGCGGAACTATCGCTGGCGGCGGTGATTCAGCAACAAAATCAAATTATACGGCAGGTAAAGTCGGCGTTGAAAATCTGGTGGATGCCGTTCCTCAACTGAAGGACATTGCGGTAGTGAAAGGCGAGCAGGTCGTTAACATCGGCTCGCAGGATATGAACGATGAGGTCTGGCTCACGCTGGCGAAAAAAATCAATACCGAGTGCGACAGTACCGACGGTTTCGTGATCACCCACGGCACTGATACGATGGAAGAGACCGCTTATTTCCTCGATCTGACCGTTAAATGCAATAAACCCGTGGTACTGGTCGGCGCGATGCGCCCCTCCACGTCAATGAGCGCAGATGGTCCGTTCAACCTCTATAATGCGGTAGCCACAGCGGCTGATAAACAATCCGCTAACCGCGGCGTATTAGTGGTGATGAACGACACCGTGATGGACGGACGCGATGTCACTAAGACCAATACGACTGACGTGGCGACGTTTAAATCGGTTAACTATGGGCCGCTGGGTTACATCCACAATGGGAAAATCGATTATCAGCGCACGCCGGAGCGTAAACACACCACCTCCACGCCGTTTGACGTTTCTAAACTGACTGCGCTGCCGAAAGTCGGTATCGTTTATAACTATGCAAATGCGTCCGATCTGCCAGCAAAAGCGCTGGTAGACGCAGGGTATGACGGCATAGTGAGCGCAGGCGTGGGTAACGGCAACCTGTATAAAACGGTCTTTGATACTCTGGCGACCGCGGCGCATAACGGTACTGTCGTAGTACGTTCTTCCCGCGTGCCGACTGGCGCGACTACGCAGGATGCTGAAGTGGACGATGCAAAATACGGGTTTGTCGCTTCTGGCACGCTGAACCCGCAGAAAGCGCGCGTGTTGCTGCAACTGGCTTTAACGCAGACCAAAGACCCAAAACAGATCCAGACGATGTTTAATCAGTATTAA
- the yggX gene encoding putative Fe(2+)-trafficking protein YggX, which translates to MSRTIFCTYLQRDAEGQDFQLYPGELGKRIYNEISKDAWAQWQHKQTMLINEKKLNMMNAEHRKLLEQEMVSFLFEGKDVHIEGYTPEDKK; encoded by the coding sequence ATGAGCAGAACGATTTTTTGTACTTACCTGCAACGCGACGCTGAAGGGCAAGATTTTCAGCTCTACCCTGGCGAACTGGGAAAGCGTATCTATAACGAGATCTCTAAGGACGCCTGGGCGCAGTGGCAGCATAAGCAGACCATGTTGATTAATGAGAAAAAGCTCAACATGATGAACGCCGAGCACCGTAAGCTGCTGGAACAGGAGATGGTGAGCTTCCTGTTCGAAGGTAAAGACGTTCATATCGAAGGTTATACGCCGGAAGATAAAAAATAG
- the speC_1 gene encoding ornithine decarboxylase — protein sequence MKSMNIAASSELISRLSTYRNVVALDSTDFTDVAAVVITAADSRSGILALLKRTGFHLPVFMFTNEPVSVPAGVTALISGNAQEWLELENAACLYEAELLPPFYDTLSQYVDMGNSTFACPGHQHGEFFRKHPAGRHFYDFFGENLFRADMCNADVKLGDLLIHEGSAKHAQKFAAKVFNADKTYFVLNGTSAANKVVTNALLTRGDLVLFDRNNHKSNHHGALIQAGATPVYLEAARNPFGFIGGIDAHCFDETYLRDQIRDVAPERADAPRPFRLAIIQLGTYDGTIYNARQVVDNIGHLCDYILFDSAWVGYEQFIDMMADTSPLLLDLNENDPGIFVTQSVHKQQAGFSQTSQIHKKDNHIRGQARFCPHKRLNNAFMLHASTSPFYPLFAALDINAKIHEGESGRRLWAECVALGIDARKAILARCKLLQPFIPLVVDGKPWQAHPTETIASNRRFFSFEPGAKWHGFEGYADDQYFVDPCKLLLTTPGIDADSGRYTEFGIPATILAHYLRENGIVPEKCDLNSILFLLTPAESEEKLARLVAMLAQFERHIEDDTPLADVLPTVFQKYPVRYRDYTLRELCQEMHDLYVSFDVKDLQKAMFRKESLPHVAMNPQDANSAYIRGDVELVRISEADGRIAAEGALPYPPGVLCVVPGEIWGGAARRYFLALEEGINLLPGFSPELQGVYSETDTDGIKRLYGYVLK from the coding sequence ATGAAATCAATGAATATTGCCGCCAGCAGTGAACTCATCTCCCGACTCTCCACCTATCGTAACGTGGTGGCGCTGGACAGTACCGACTTTACCGATGTGGCCGCAGTTGTCATTACCGCTGCCGACAGCCGTAGCGGAATTCTGGCGCTACTTAAACGCACTGGTTTTCATCTGCCGGTATTTATGTTTACGAATGAACCCGTTAGCGTGCCTGCTGGCGTTACGGCGCTAATAAGCGGTAACGCGCAGGAATGGCTGGAGCTGGAAAACGCTGCCTGTCTCTACGAAGCGGAGCTTCTGCCGCCCTTTTATGACACCCTGAGCCAGTATGTCGACATGGGTAATAGTACCTTTGCTTGTCCGGGGCACCAGCATGGCGAATTTTTTAGAAAACATCCCGCAGGCCGTCATTTTTATGACTTTTTTGGTGAAAACCTGTTTCGTGCGGATATGTGTAACGCCGATGTGAAACTTGGCGATCTGCTCATTCACGAGGGTTCCGCCAAACATGCGCAGAAATTTGCGGCAAAAGTATTTAATGCGGATAAAACCTACTTTGTGCTGAATGGGACTTCGGCGGCGAATAAAGTGGTCACCAACGCGCTACTGACGCGCGGCGATCTGGTATTGTTTGATCGTAATAATCACAAATCCAATCATCACGGCGCGCTCATTCAGGCCGGAGCGACCCCGGTCTATCTTGAAGCGGCGCGCAACCCGTTTGGTTTTATTGGCGGTATTGATGCGCACTGTTTCGATGAAACGTACCTGCGTGACCAGATTCGTGATGTGGCACCGGAAAGAGCCGATGCGCCGCGTCCGTTCCGTTTGGCGATCATTCAGCTTGGTACTTATGACGGCACCATTTATAACGCTCGCCAGGTGGTGGATAACATTGGGCATCTCTGCGATTACATCCTGTTTGACTCCGCGTGGGTAGGCTATGAGCAGTTTATCGATATGATGGCGGACACCTCGCCGTTGCTGCTGGATCTCAATGAAAACGATCCGGGGATCTTTGTGACCCAATCGGTACATAAGCAACAGGCGGGGTTCTCACAAACCTCGCAGATCCACAAAAAAGATAACCATATTCGCGGCCAGGCGCGTTTTTGCCCGCACAAACGCCTGAACAACGCCTTCATGTTGCACGCCTCAACCAGCCCATTCTATCCGCTGTTTGCGGCGTTGGATATCAATGCCAAAATCCACGAAGGGGAGAGTGGTCGCCGCCTGTGGGCGGAGTGCGTTGCGCTGGGCATTGATGCGCGTAAAGCCATTCTCGCCCGTTGCAAACTGCTTCAGCCCTTTATCCCACTGGTGGTTGACGGCAAGCCATGGCAGGCACATCCGACGGAGACCATTGCCAGCAATCGTCGTTTCTTCAGTTTTGAGCCAGGGGCGAAATGGCATGGCTTTGAGGGCTACGCGGATGACCAGTATTTTGTCGACCCCTGTAAACTGTTACTGACCACGCCAGGTATTGATGCCGATAGCGGGCGGTACACCGAATTCGGCATCCCGGCGACCATTCTCGCCCACTATCTGCGCGAAAACGGTATTGTGCCTGAGAAGTGCGATCTCAACTCAATTCTATTCTTGCTGACGCCCGCCGAGAGCGAAGAGAAGCTGGCGCGGCTGGTTGCGATGCTGGCGCAATTTGAACGGCACATTGAAGACGATACGCCGCTTGCGGACGTACTGCCGACGGTTTTTCAGAAATACCCGGTGCGTTACCGCGATTACACCCTGCGTGAGCTATGTCAGGAGATGCACGATTTGTACGTCAGCTTTGACGTTAAGGATCTGCAAAAGGCGATGTTTCGCAAAGAAAGCCTGCCTCATGTGGCAATGAACCCGCAGGATGCCAACAGCGCATATATTCGCGGTGATGTAGAGCTGGTACGCATCAGCGAGGCGGACGGGCGTATTGCTGCCGAGGGGGCATTACCGTATCCGCCGGGCGTGCTGTGTGTGGTGCCGGGGGAGATTTGGGGCGGCGCGGCGCGGCGTTATTTTCTGGCGCTGGAAGAGGGCATCAATCTGTTGCCCGGTTTTTCGCCGGAATTGCAGGGGGTGTACAGCGAGACCGATACCGATGGAATTAAACGGTTGTATGGGTATGTTTTAAAATAG
- the trmB gene encoding tRNA (guanine46-N7-)-methyl transferase, whose product MKNDVISPEFDENGRPLRRIRSFVRRQGRLTKGQEHALENYWPVMGVEFSEAPVDFATLFGREAPVTLEIGFGMGASLVAMAKARPEQNFLGIEVHSPGVGACLASAHEEGVENLRVMCHDAVEVLHKMIPDNSLSMVQLFFPDPWHKARHNKRRIVQVPFAELVLSKLKLGGVFHMATDWEAYAEHMLEVMSSIDGYKNLSESSDYVPRPESRPVTKFEQRGHRLGHGVWDLMFERVK is encoded by the coding sequence ATGAAAAACGACGTCATTTCACCGGAATTTGATGAAAACGGCCGCCCACTGCGCCGTATTCGTAGTTTTGTTCGTCGCCAGGGGCGGCTGACAAAGGGGCAAGAACACGCGCTGGAAAACTACTGGCCGGTGATGGGCGTCGAGTTCAGCGAAGCGCCGGTAGATTTCGCCACGTTGTTTGGTCGCGAAGCGCCGGTGACGCTGGAGATTGGTTTTGGCATGGGGGCCTCTCTCGTGGCGATGGCGAAAGCGCGTCCGGAGCAGAATTTCCTCGGCATTGAAGTGCATTCGCCCGGCGTCGGCGCGTGTCTGGCGTCCGCTCATGAAGAGGGCGTTGAAAACCTGCGCGTCATGTGCCACGACGCGGTAGAAGTGTTGCATAAAATGATTCCTGACAATTCTTTATCGATGGTTCAGCTCTTTTTCCCTGACCCGTGGCATAAAGCGCGTCATAATAAACGCCGTATCGTTCAGGTGCCGTTTGCGGAACTGGTATTGAGCAAGCTGAAATTGGGCGGCGTTTTCCATATGGCGACCGACTGGGAAGCGTATGCGGAACACATGCTTGAAGTCATGTCTTCTATCGACGGGTACAAAAATCTGTCAGAGAGCAGTGATTATGTACCGCGCCCGGAATCGCGCCCGGTAACGAAATTTGAACAACGTGGCCATCGTCTTGGTCATGGCGTATGGGACTTAATGTTCGAGAGGGTGAAATAA
- the mltC gene encoding membrane-bound lytic murein transglycosylase C, which produces MMKKLLALAVIAPLLISCSSSTKKGETYNEAWVKDTNGFDILMGQFANNIENLWGYKEVLIAGPKDYVKYTDQFQTRSHINFDDGTITVETIAGTEPTAHLRRAIIKTLLMGDDPTSVDLYSDVDDIKISKEPFLYGQVLDNTGQPIRWEGRATTFADYLLKTRLKSRSNGLRIIYSVTINLVPNHLDKRAHKYIGMVRQASRKYGVDESLILAIMQTESSFNPYAVSHADALGLMQVVQHSAGKDVFRSQGKSGTPSRSFLFDPASNIDTGTAYLAMLNNVYLSGIENPTSRRYAVITAYNGGAGSVLRVFSNDKIQAANMINRMSPGDVYQVLTTRHPSAESRRYLYKVNSAQRSYRRR; this is translated from the coding sequence ATGATGAAAAAATTACTCGCGCTTGCTGTTATTGCGCCGTTGCTCATCTCCTGCTCCAGTTCGACCAAAAAAGGCGAGACGTATAATGAAGCCTGGGTCAAGGATACCAACGGCTTTGATATTTTGATGGGGCAATTTGCCAACAATATTGAAAATCTGTGGGGATATAAGGAAGTCCTGATCGCAGGGCCGAAAGACTACGTCAAATATACCGATCAGTTCCAGACCCGCAGCCACATCAACTTTGATGATGGGACCATTACCGTTGAAACCATCGCCGGGACGGAACCTACCGCACATCTGCGCCGGGCCATTATTAAAACGTTGCTCATGGGTGACGATCCAACCTCCGTCGATCTTTACTCCGATGTCGATGACATTAAAATTTCCAAAGAACCCTTCCTGTATGGTCAGGTCCTCGACAATACCGGTCAGCCTATTCGCTGGGAAGGCCGCGCCACTACATTCGCGGATTACTTGCTAAAAACGCGACTCAAAAGCCGCAGCAACGGCCTGCGTATTATTTACAGCGTCACCATTAATCTGGTGCCTAACCACCTTGATAAACGCGCGCATAAATACATTGGCATGGTACGCCAGGCCTCCCGTAAATACGGCGTTGACGAGTCGCTGATTCTGGCGATTATGCAAACGGAGTCCTCGTTTAACCCGTATGCGGTCAGCCACGCGGATGCGCTGGGCCTGATGCAGGTGGTGCAACACAGCGCAGGGAAAGATGTTTTCCGTTCTCAGGGTAAGTCCGGCACGCCAAGCCGTAGCTTCCTGTTCGACCCCGCCAGCAATATCGATACCGGCACAGCGTATCTGGCGATGTTGAATAATGTCTATCTGAGCGGTATTGAGAATCCGACGTCGCGGCGCTATGCGGTCATTACCGCCTACAATGGCGGCGCAGGCAGCGTATTACGCGTATTCTCGAACGATAAGATTCAGGCTGCGAATATGATTAACCGCATGTCGCCGGGGGATGTGTACCAGGTATTAACCACCCGACATCCATCTGCGGAGTCGCGCCGCTATCTGTATAAGGTGAATTCCGCCCAGCGATCGTATCGCCGCCGATAA
- the yggS gene encoding Predicted enzyme with a TIM-barrel fold gives MNDIAHNLAYIRDKISAAATRCGRSSEEVTLLAVSKTKPASDIAEAIAAGQRAFGENYVQEGVEKIRHFQEAKVEGLHWHFIGPLQSNKSRLVAEHFDWCHTIDRLRIASRLSEQRPDNLPALNVLIQINISDENSKSGIPLAELDELAAAVAALPRLRLRGLMAIPAPESDYVRQFEVARQMAVAFAGLKTRYPDVDTLSLGMSDDMEAAIAAGSTMVRIGTAIFGARDYTKN, from the coding sequence ATGAACGATATCGCGCATAACCTGGCATACATCCGGGACAAAATCTCCGCCGCGGCGACGCGTTGCGGCCGCTCTTCAGAAGAAGTTACGTTGCTTGCAGTGAGTAAAACCAAACCTGCGAGCGACATCGCAGAAGCCATTGCCGCCGGACAACGGGCATTTGGTGAAAATTATGTACAAGAGGGGGTGGAAAAAATCCGCCACTTTCAGGAAGCGAAAGTGGAAGGTCTGCACTGGCACTTTATTGGCCCTTTACAGTCCAACAAAAGTCGTCTGGTGGCCGAGCATTTCGACTGGTGTCATACCATCGATCGCTTGCGTATCGCCTCGCGTCTGAGCGAACAGCGGCCGGATAATCTGCCGGCGCTAAATGTTCTGATCCAGATTAATATCAGTGATGAAAACAGCAAGTCAGGCATTCCGCTGGCGGAACTGGATGAGCTGGCCGCTGCGGTGGCTGCACTGCCGCGTCTGCGGCTTCGCGGACTGATGGCGATCCCGGCGCCAGAGTCAGATTATGTAAGGCAGTTTGAAGTCGCACGTCAAATGGCTGTAGCATTTGCCGGACTGAAAACGCGCTACCCTGACGTTGATACCTTATCTCTGGGTATGAGCGACGATATGGAAGCCGCGATTGCGGCAGGCAGCACAATGGTGCGTATCGGCACCGCTATCTTTGGTGCTCGTGATTACACAAAAAATTAA
- the yggU gene encoding UPF0235 protein, which yields MSAVTRCEDGLVLRLYIQPKASRDSIVGLHGDEVKVAITAPPVDGQANSHLAKFLGKQFRVAKSQIVIEKGELGRHKQVKIIHPQQIPPEIAALTE from the coding sequence ATGAGTGCTGTGACTCGCTGCGAGGACGGTTTGGTGTTACGGCTTTATATTCAGCCGAAAGCCAGCCGCGACAGTATTGTGGGCTTACATGGCGACGAGGTGAAAGTCGCCATTACCGCCCCGCCGGTTGACGGTCAGGCAAACAGCCATCTGGCCAAGTTTCTCGGCAAACAGTTCCGCGTGGCGAAAAGTCAGATCGTCATCGAAAAAGGCGAGCTGGGCCGTCACAAACAGGTAAAAATTATTCACCCGCAACAGATCCCGCCGGAGATTGCGGCGTTAACTGAGTAG
- the yggW gene encoding coproporphyrinogen III oxidase, which translates to MAKLPPLSLYIHIPWCVQKCPYCDFNSHALKGEVPHDDYVQHLLSDLDADVAWAQGREVKTLFIGGGTPSLLSGPAMQTLLDGVRARLNLAADAEITMEANPGTVEADRFIDYQRAGVNRISIGVQSFSEPKLKRLGRIHGPQEAMRAAILANGLGLRSFNLDLMHGLPDQTLEEALNDLRQAIALNPPHLSWYQLTIEPNTLFGSRPPVLPDDDALWDIFEQGHQLLTAAGYQQYETSAYAKPGYQCQHNLNYWRFGDYLGIGCGAHGKVTFPDGRILRTTKTRHPRGYMQGRYLESQRDVAQADKPFEFFMNRFRLLERAPRAEFVDYTGLSEDTIRQQMNEAIAQGYLTETEDSWQITQHGKLFLNSLLELFLAE; encoded by the coding sequence ATGGCTAAACTACCGCCGCTCAGTCTTTATATTCATATTCCCTGGTGCGTACAAAAATGTCCTTATTGCGACTTCAATTCCCATGCGTTGAAGGGCGAAGTGCCGCATGACGACTACGTCCAGCATCTGTTAAGCGATCTGGATGCCGATGTCGCCTGGGCGCAAGGGCGTGAAGTAAAGACCCTTTTTATTGGCGGCGGTACGCCAAGCCTGCTTTCCGGGCCAGCGATGCAAACGCTGCTGGACGGCGTGCGTGCGCGCCTGAATCTGGCGGCAGATGCGGAAATTACCATGGAAGCGAACCCCGGTACGGTCGAAGCCGACCGCTTCATCGACTATCAACGCGCCGGCGTAAACCGGATCTCCATTGGCGTGCAGAGCTTTAGTGAGCCTAAGCTGAAACGTCTTGGCCGTATTCACGGTCCACAAGAGGCGATGCGGGCAGCAATACTGGCAAATGGGCTTGGGCTCCGCAGCTTTAACCTCGACTTAATGCATGGATTGCCGGATCAGACTCTGGAAGAGGCGCTGAACGATTTGCGACAGGCCATTGCGCTTAATCCGCCGCATCTCTCATGGTATCAATTGACAATTGAACCCAACACCCTATTCGGTTCGCGTCCGCCGGTTTTACCGGACGATGACGCTCTGTGGGATATCTTTGAACAGGGCCACCAGTTATTAACCGCCGCCGGCTATCAGCAATACGAAACATCGGCCTATGCCAAACCCGGTTATCAGTGCCAGCATAATCTGAACTACTGGCGCTTTGGCGACTATCTGGGTATTGGCTGCGGCGCCCACGGTAAAGTCACCTTCCCGGACGGCAGGATCTTGCGGACGACCAAAACCCGCCATCCGCGCGGCTATATGCAGGGGCGTTATCTGGAAAGCCAGCGTGATGTGGCGCAGGCTGATAAGCCTTTTGAGTTCTTTATGAACCGTTTTCGGTTGCTGGAACGCGCGCCTCGCGCTGAGTTTGTCGACTATACCGGGCTTAGCGAAGATACGATTCGTCAACAGATGAATGAGGCTATCGCGCAAGGTTATCTGACCGAGACTGAAGATAGCTGGCAAATCACCCAGCATGGTAAGCTATTTTTAAATTCACTACTGGAATTGTTTTTAGCGGAGTGA
- a CDS encoding Integral membrane protein YggT involved in response to extracytoplasmic stress (osmotic shock), with protein sequence MNTLTFLLSTVIELYTMVLLLRVWMQWARCDFYNPFSQFVVKITQPIIGPLRRIIPPMGPIDSASLLVAFILSVIKAIVLFKVITFQAIIWIAAVLILLKTIGLLIFWVLLVMAIMSWVSQGRSPIEYVLIQLAEPLLSPIRRILPAMGGIDFSPMVLVLLLYVVNMGIAEVLQATGNMLLPGLWMAL encoded by the coding sequence ATGAATACGTTGACCTTCCTGCTCTCAACGGTAATTGAGCTGTATACCATGGTGCTATTATTGCGCGTGTGGATGCAGTGGGCCCGCTGTGACTTTTACAACCCTTTCTCCCAGTTCGTGGTGAAAATTACGCAGCCCATCATTGGACCGCTGCGCCGTATTATCCCGCCAATGGGGCCGATTGACAGCGCTTCCCTGCTGGTGGCGTTTATTCTTAGTGTTATTAAGGCGATAGTGCTGTTTAAGGTGATTACGTTTCAGGCGATTATCTGGATTGCCGCGGTGCTTATCTTACTTAAAACAATCGGCCTGCTGATCTTCTGGGTTCTGCTGGTCATGGCCATTATGAGCTGGGTGAGCCAGGGTCGTAGCCCGATTGAATATGTATTGATTCAGCTTGCCGAGCCGCTGCTCAGCCCGATTCGCCGTATACTGCCTGCGATGGGCGGCATCGACTTCTCGCCGATGGTTCTGGTGCTGCTGCTGTATGTCGTTAATATGGGGATCGCTGAAGTCTTACAAGCGACAGGCAACATGCTGCTGCCGGGACTGTGGATGGCGTTATGA
- the nupG_1 gene encoding nucleoside permease yields MSGKEVEYYTQNGITDWQTVWLIFAGYSLVLAFAFVALFKYKHVRVPAGTQPVAY; encoded by the coding sequence GTGAGCGGTAAAGAGGTGGAGTATTACACTCAAAACGGCATTACCGACTGGCAGACCGTGTGGCTCATCTTCGCAGGATACTCGCTGGTGCTGGCCTTCGCTTTCGTGGCCTTGTTCAAATATAAACATGTCCGCGTTCCGGCGGGTACCCAGCCGGTCGCGTATTAA